One Nocardia sp. BMG111209 DNA segment encodes these proteins:
- a CDS encoding YciI family protein: MKYILLAYTNTADWASVDYSSPEFAAMCKFYEELGAELTESGELVTTMGLADPSLTWTVRKTASGPVASDGPYAEVKEVLASFSVVDVDSHDRAMAIAARVADNIGDTIEVRPLPDGPPADL; this comes from the coding sequence GTGAAGTACATCCTGCTGGCCTACACCAACACGGCGGACTGGGCGTCGGTCGACTACTCGAGTCCCGAGTTCGCCGCGATGTGCAAGTTCTACGAAGAGCTCGGTGCCGAGCTGACCGAGTCCGGCGAGCTGGTCACGACGATGGGGCTCGCCGATCCGTCGTTGACCTGGACCGTGCGGAAGACGGCTTCGGGTCCGGTCGCCAGCGACGGGCCGTACGCCGAGGTGAAGGAGGTCCTTGCGAGCTTCTCGGTCGTCGACGTCGACTCCCACGACCGCGCGATGGCAATCGCCGCACGGGTCGCCGACAACATCGGCGACACGATCGAGGTCCGGCCGCTTCCCGACGGACCGCCCGCAGACCTGTGA
- a CDS encoding MarR family winged helix-turn-helix transcriptional regulator has protein sequence MEMGEAPTRLRRKPSWLINKVSARAHRVIGETMAAFDGHAHHFAILAALDEFGPDSQVRIGQRCGIDQSDMNTMLNELTERGHVARTPDPSDRRRNRITLTAAGRRRLEELDTTLTAVQHDILRALSASERDMLTQLLTRILE, from the coding sequence ATGGAGATGGGCGAAGCGCCGACCCGCCTGCGCCGCAAACCGAGCTGGCTGATCAACAAGGTTTCCGCGCGAGCACATCGGGTCATCGGAGAAACGATGGCCGCTTTCGACGGGCACGCCCATCACTTCGCGATCCTCGCCGCGCTGGACGAGTTCGGCCCGGACAGTCAGGTGCGGATCGGCCAGCGGTGCGGAATCGACCAGAGCGACATGAACACGATGCTCAATGAGCTGACAGAACGAGGCCATGTCGCGCGCACCCCGGACCCCAGCGACAGGCGCCGCAACCGGATCACCCTCACCGCCGCCGGGCGACGACGGCTCGAAGAGCTGGACACGACACTCACTGCGGTTCAACACGACATCCTGCGTGCCTTGTCGGCCAGTGAGCGCGACATGCTCACCCAGCTGCTCACCCGCATCCTCGAGTAG
- a CDS encoding heme-binding protein has protein sequence MSLTLDEARAVSDRVREHALGLGAAVTIAIVDDGGHLQVLDRMDGASPMSARVAPAKASSVALFRRDSTDLMHLQEAYPAVFAQIIDAARTPIVAGGAARLIWRDGAVVGAIAIAGGSLEQDDTCADVGVGSLPSAA, from the coding sequence ATGTCACTCACTCTGGACGAAGCTCGGGCCGTCAGCGACCGGGTCCGCGAACACGCCCTCGGACTCGGCGCGGCAGTCACGATCGCCATCGTCGACGACGGCGGGCACCTCCAGGTTCTCGATCGCATGGACGGCGCATCTCCCATGTCGGCTCGTGTCGCCCCAGCGAAAGCTTCCAGCGTTGCGCTGTTTCGTCGCGACAGCACTGACCTGATGCACCTGCAGGAGGCTTACCCTGCGGTGTTCGCGCAGATAATCGATGCGGCCCGAACACCGATTGTGGCGGGCGGTGCCGCTCGGCTGATCTGGCGCGACGGTGCGGTCGTCGGTGCGATCGCCATCGCCGGCGGGTCACTCGAGCAGGATGACACGTGCGCCGACGTCGGGGTCGGCTCCCTGCCGTCCGCCGCGTGA
- a CDS encoding DUF6529 family protein has product MKATTSGRAVVVPTYAVRQLIAVAVLLTGAAIAVTLGVLGTHFGPAPRPLPTWGFSAPQTFKAYLSSLVLILIVAQLCTAVWIYRFRAGRWVHRYHRIAGALTFTASLPVGYYCLYSFGFHLDAGIPMRIVVHSIAGTAFYGAFAAKMLALRLRNTPSWLVPVLGGLVFGTFVLAWAGASLWWFHTVGFAR; this is encoded by the coding sequence ATGAAGGCAACCACATCGGGCCGTGCGGTCGTCGTGCCGACTTACGCTGTCCGTCAACTGATCGCGGTGGCGGTGCTGCTGACCGGCGCCGCGATCGCAGTGACACTCGGCGTGCTCGGCACCCACTTCGGACCCGCCCCTCGGCCGCTGCCCACCTGGGGCTTCTCCGCGCCACAAACCTTCAAGGCATACCTGAGCAGCCTGGTGCTGATCCTGATCGTCGCCCAATTGTGCACGGCGGTATGGATTTACCGATTTCGTGCGGGCCGATGGGTTCATCGGTACCACCGCATCGCCGGTGCGCTGACCTTCACCGCCAGCCTGCCGGTGGGCTACTACTGCCTCTACAGCTTCGGTTTCCACCTCGACGCCGGAATCCCGATGCGCATCGTCGTGCACTCGATCGCCGGCACCGCCTTCTACGGCGCGTTCGCCGCCAAGATGCTGGCATTGCGGTTGCGCAACACACCTTCCTGGCTGGTACCGGTGCTGGGTGGACTCGTCTTCGGAACCTTCGTGCTCGCTTGGGCAGGGGCGTCACTGTGGTGGTTCCACACCGTCGGATTCGCCCGCTGA
- a CDS encoding VOC family protein → MKLVSIRLITDDIQRLVGFYQNVTGVEATWATPDFAEIVTPAGTLAIGSARTVALFGAGSARPADNHTAIIEFLVADVDADYRRLRGQVEDFVNEPTTMPWGNRSLLLRDPDDNLINLFTPVTAQAVARFGV, encoded by the coding sequence ATGAAGCTCGTCTCGATCCGCCTGATCACCGATGACATCCAGCGGCTGGTCGGCTTCTATCAGAACGTGACCGGTGTCGAAGCAACGTGGGCTACACCGGATTTCGCCGAAATCGTCACACCGGCCGGCACACTCGCGATCGGCAGCGCCCGCACCGTGGCGCTTTTCGGGGCAGGCAGCGCACGCCCGGCCGACAACCACACCGCGATCATCGAATTCCTGGTCGCCGACGTCGATGCCGATTACCGGCGGTTGCGGGGCCAGGTCGAGGATTTCGTCAACGAGCCCACCACGATGCCGTGGGGGAACCGGTCGCTGCTGCTCCGCGACCCCGACGACAACCTCATCAACCTCTTCACCCCGGTCACCGCGCAGGCCGTCGCGAGATTCGGGGTGTGA
- a CDS encoding YafY family protein, whose translation MTRPTARVLALLELLQAGGTHTVGELAGRLGVDERTVRRYVTHLTDLDIPVRSVRGRYGGYRLAAGYRMPPLMLTDDEAVAVLLGLLTNRGADRSAAAAPAAHSATAKLRRVLPARLTARLDALIDTAEFTADAPPEVAVEGAVLLRLAEATREHRPVAIGYTDRHGQSSERTVHPYGLVDHAGRWYLTGQDSKSGELRQFRVDRITAVTTLSGTFTVPADFEPAAALLAALATTPYRHDISIRVQGTLGQVRPLLPATIATVHEIDSPPDDTRPWVRVRIRAEQLDWIPLLLSRVDRPFVIEHPDALNDAVRALGRRLIAAADGREL comes from the coding sequence ATGACGCGTCCCACCGCCCGAGTGCTGGCCCTGCTCGAGCTGTTGCAGGCCGGCGGTACCCATACCGTCGGTGAACTCGCCGGACGGCTCGGCGTCGACGAACGCACCGTCCGGCGATACGTCACCCACCTCACCGACCTGGACATTCCCGTCCGATCGGTGCGCGGCCGCTACGGGGGCTACCGGCTCGCCGCCGGGTATCGGATGCCGCCGCTGATGCTGACCGACGACGAGGCTGTGGCGGTATTGCTCGGGCTGCTCACCAATCGTGGCGCCGACCGATCGGCAGCTGCCGCCCCCGCGGCCCACAGCGCGACGGCCAAACTCCGCCGCGTCCTGCCCGCCCGCCTGACGGCCCGGCTGGACGCACTGATCGACACCGCCGAGTTCACCGCCGACGCTCCCCCGGAGGTCGCTGTCGAGGGCGCCGTCCTGCTCCGGCTCGCCGAGGCCACCCGCGAGCACCGGCCGGTCGCGATCGGCTACACCGACCGGCACGGGCAGTCCAGTGAGCGGACCGTGCACCCCTACGGGCTCGTCGATCACGCCGGCCGGTGGTACCTCACCGGGCAGGACAGCAAGAGCGGCGAACTACGCCAGTTCCGGGTGGACCGCATCACCGCGGTGACCACATTGTCCGGAACATTCACTGTGCCTGCCGATTTCGAGCCGGCCGCCGCCCTGCTCGCCGCACTTGCCACCACTCCCTACCGACACGACATATCGATCCGGGTGCAGGGCACGCTCGGCCAGGTCCGCCCGCTGCTGCCCGCGACGATCGCGACCGTGCACGAGATCGACTCGCCGCCGGACGACACCCGCCCCTGGGTCCGGGTCCGAATCCGGGCCGAGCAACTCGACTGGATTCCCCTGCTCCTCTCCCGCGTGGATCGCCCGTTCGTCATCGAACACCCCGACGCCCTCAACGACGCCGTCCGCGCCCTCGGCCGCCGGCTCATCGCGGCCGCCGACGGCCGAGAACTGTAG
- a CDS encoding nuclear transport factor 2 family protein, with amino-acid sequence MSNNERIPDDHRLVAEVIARYVRAADHRDPVTMAAVFWDDAVVEIYYSGAGQHELLARLTGVETIAAAIATGMAPHPELGWSHHTSLNPIVTVDGDDAVYDSQFLVYNVLGRARPSAGWPAGSVGAQGTIVPVESGYLESTLRRRAGRWRIAKQIIKHDLPYAFPAA; translated from the coding sequence ATGAGCAATAACGAACGCATCCCCGACGATCACCGCCTGGTCGCGGAGGTGATCGCACGCTACGTCCGCGCTGCCGACCACCGCGACCCCGTGACCATGGCCGCCGTGTTCTGGGACGACGCCGTTGTCGAGATCTACTATTCCGGTGCCGGGCAGCACGAATTGCTGGCCCGGTTGACCGGTGTGGAGACCATCGCCGCGGCGATCGCCACCGGGATGGCGCCGCATCCGGAACTGGGCTGGAGTCATCACACTTCGCTGAATCCGATCGTCACCGTCGACGGCGACGATGCCGTCTACGACTCCCAATTCCTCGTCTACAACGTGCTCGGCCGAGCCCGACCGAGTGCGGGCTGGCCTGCCGGATCCGTTGGCGCACAGGGCACGATCGTCCCCGTCGAGTCCGGGTATCTCGAGTCGACACTGCGGCGCCGAGCCGGTCGATGGCGGATCGCGAAACAGATCATCAAACACGATCTGCCCTATGCGTTTCCGGCGGCCTGA
- a CDS encoding LysR family transcriptional regulator, with product MDRLETREIEYALTLADELNFTKAAARLGIAQPPLSRAIGRLERRLGVELFYRTSRSVSLTEAGAVFVREGRAILDSLDNVVHHTRYADRTRPLVVAARPATGSGRLHAIIRGCGELREPLAIRIHFTRRPTTAVREQVADVALACTTEDTDELTVEELDEQPTLALTAAAHPLATHATVTLDELRCTDGFLEDCPDLPLDEIVDRVLLQNAVILVAGDLPLPLDDRLRTLAVPDAPATVLCLAWAQNGPHPGLPTFLKQARRAAYHR from the coding sequence ATGGATCGTCTGGAGACGAGGGAAATCGAGTACGCGTTGACCCTGGCCGACGAACTCAATTTCACCAAGGCAGCGGCCCGGCTCGGGATAGCCCAGCCACCGTTGTCACGTGCGATCGGACGGCTCGAGCGCCGGTTGGGTGTCGAATTGTTCTACCGGACAAGCCGATCCGTCAGTTTGACGGAGGCCGGTGCGGTCTTCGTGCGGGAAGGCCGGGCGATACTCGATTCCCTGGACAACGTGGTCCACCACACCCGATACGCCGATCGCACACGGCCGTTGGTCGTGGCTGCGCGACCGGCGACCGGCTCGGGCCGACTGCACGCGATCATCCGAGGCTGCGGGGAACTTCGGGAGCCGTTGGCGATTCGCATTCACTTCACCCGCCGGCCGACCACCGCTGTGCGCGAACAGGTGGCGGACGTGGCGTTGGCATGCACGACCGAAGATACAGACGAACTCACGGTCGAGGAACTCGATGAGCAGCCGACCCTGGCGTTGACCGCGGCTGCGCATCCCCTCGCCACCCACGCCACCGTCACTCTGGACGAATTGCGTTGCACGGACGGGTTTCTCGAGGATTGCCCCGATCTGCCGCTGGACGAGATCGTCGATCGCGTTCTCTTGCAGAATGCCGTGATACTCGTGGCCGGGGATCTGCCCCTTCCGCTCGATGATCGGCTACGCACGCTCGCCGTCCCGGACGCCCCGGCCACTGTGCTGTGCCTGGCCTGGGCGCAGAACGGACCGCACCCCGGCCTGCCGACCTTCCTGAAGCAGGCCCGCCGTGCGGCCTACCACCGATAG